In Rutidosis leptorrhynchoides isolate AG116_Rl617_1_P2 chromosome 2, CSIRO_AGI_Rlap_v1, whole genome shotgun sequence, one genomic interval encodes:
- the LOC139892511 gene encoding cytochrome P450 736A117-like, with product MVYLVYISPFILLALFLVKLHYFNRSTTNKNLPPSPPRLPVIGNLHQMGPLLHHSLHSLSQNHGGPMMLIHLGSVPTLIVSSAEAAREIMKTQDLKFANRPDVKLWRKLLCDLKEVSVAPYGEYWRQAKSIMVVHLLSNKKMEDHREVREEESANFVETIKKFSDQSLVVDLSGMFVKFTNDVVCRVTFGNKYSEGESGKKFRRMLDEFFEVLGGLNLEYLVPQLAWLDRLRGYDAKVERVSNELHDFLDGVIDERLRCQSIYSGDEGSRNEDFVDVLLRIQKDDRTGVTFDRLAIKALLLDAYTAGTDTTATVLEWTFTELLKHPRVLKKVQDEVRIILDGKDQIKQADIEKMKYLKAVFKETLRLHPPIPTLVPRVASQDVKVMGYDVAKGTTVLINAWTIARDPNVWDEPNEFRPERFLNRTTDFKGHDFDLIPFGAGRRGCPGISFAMATNENLLVNLLHKFKWELPNGQSEEDLNVDERPGLTIRKKVPLLVVAKCLSS from the exons ATGGTTTATTTGGTGTACATTTCCCCCTTCATACTCCTAGCATTATTTCTAGTAAAATTACACTACTTCAACCGATCTACCACCAACAAAAACCTACCACCATCACCACCAAGACTACCGGTGATCGGAAACCTCCATCAGATGGGCCCACTTCTCCACCACTCCCTCCATTCTCTATCCCAAAACCATGGTGGCCCGATGATGCTCATCCACTTGGGTTCTGTCCCAACCCTTATCGTGTCATCAGCCGAAGCAGCTCGTGAAATTATGAAAACCCAAGATTTAAAATTTGCCAATAGACCCGACGTAAAACTGTGGCGAAAACTCTTGTGTGACTTAAAAGAAGTGTCGGTTGCGCCTTATGGCGAGTATTGGAGGCAAGCCAAGAGTATTATGGTTGTCCATTTATTAAGTAACAAAAAGATGGAAGATCATCGCGAGGTACGTGAAGAAGAGAGTGCTAATTTTGTCGAAACTATCAAGAAATTTAGTGATCAATcactagttgttgatttaagtgGTATGTTTGTGAAGTTTACAAATGATGTAGTGTGTAGGGTGACGTTTGGTAACAAGTATAGTGAAGGTGAAAGTGGGAAGAAGTTTAGGAGGATGTTAGATGAGTTTTTTGAAGTTTTGGGAGGTCTTAATTTAGAATATCTTGTTCCTCAACTAGCATGGTTAGATCGACTTAGAGGGTACGATGCTAAAGTCGAACGAGTCTCAAATGAGTTGCATGATTTCTTAGATGGTGTGATTGATGAGCGGCTGAGGTGTCAATCGATCTATAGTGGTGATGAAGGTAGCAGAAATGAAGATTTCGTTGATGTATTGCTTAGGATCCAAAAGGATGATCGCACAGGTGTGACTTTTGATAGGCTCGCTATCAAAGCACTCCTTTTG GACGCTTACACAGCAGGAACAGACACAACGGCAACTGTTTTAGAATGGACATTTACAGAACTTTTAAAACATCCAAGAGTTCTCAAAAAAGTTCAAGATGAGGTAAGGATTATTCTCGATGGAAAAGACCAAATCAAACAAGCCGATATCGAAAAAATGAAGTATTTGAAAGCCGTGTTTAAAGAAACACTTCGTCTTCATCCACCTATCCCAACCTTGGTGCCAAGAGTAGCAAGCCAAGATGTTAAAGTCATGGGCTACGATGTCGCCAAAGGAACCACGGTTCTGATTAACGCGTGGACCATTGCAAGAGACCCTAATGTGTGGGACGAACCTAACGAGTTTAGGCCTGAAAGGTTTTTGAATCGTACAACTGATTTCAAAGGGCATGATTTTGATTTGATTCCTTTTGGTGCTGGACGAAGAGGGTGCCCTGGAATCTCGTTCGCTATGGCGACGAATGAGAATTTGTTAGTAAATCTTTTGCATAAGTTTAAATGGGAGTTGCCTAATGGACAGAGTGAAGAAGATTTAAATGTTGATGAACGTCCCGGTCTTACGATACGGAAAAAAGTTCCTCTTTTGGTGGTCGCTAAATGTTTATCATCCTAA